The DNA segment AGCCCCAAATACCAAAAAGTTTCTACATGACAAAGGAAACTATCAGCAGAGCACAAACAACCCACAGAACAGGAGGAAGTCTTCACCAGCTATACTTCAGAAAAGTTAATATCCAGAACTTTAAAAgaattgaaaaaattaaatattaaggaaataaaactgGCAAAATCAACAAATGGTCTAATGAACTGAACAGATAGTTTTCAAATAGAGAAATACAAATAGCCAATAGCTATTTTAGAAGTCTTTAATATCCTTAGCCAatggagaaatgcaaattaacttTGAGACAACACTTGACCCTAATCAGAAAGACTATCATCAAGAAATTTGATAACAAATGTTGGAGAGACTATGCAGACAAGGAACCCTTATTCAACTGCTGGTAGGGATGCAAATTAACACAGGCATTACGGAAATCAGTTTGAAGAATTCTCAAAAATTGAACTATCGTATGACCTAGTTATTACTCCTGGGCATCCAGAGGATCCACACACTATCACAGAGATATGTGCACCCCCGTGTTCACTGCTTCTTTATTCACCGTAAACAGAAAATAGAACCAACCTAGTTGTCCATCCACAAACAAATGGCACATATATAAAGTGGaatattcagtttttaaagaaaacacaaattaacaaaatttgtaggaaaatggatggctTTAAACATAGGTTCAGTGAATAtgtaaaaaggagaagaaagggttaaTATTAGATGACGAGGAAGAAATTAATGTAGGTAACTGATACTTGAATACTGAAAGAgattatatagttttttttttttttcattttaattctgtcATGGATTTCTCATTTTTTGTGGCAGATAAGtgagtaaaaatatatttgatattgaaaatgtaaaatccaATGTGAAGCCTACAGGATCCGAATACTCTAACTGTATAATATGTTCACTGAAATGTATAGACTTTGGAtcttgctatttcctctgcaTACTGTTTTTTTAGTTTGCaagttttttataataaagtcttaattataaaaatttaacaaGTTTTGGGAGCACTTCATATTTTGGGTTTTCAGATTAAGGATGTTCAATCAATACCTTATCCTCTTCTCAGTAATTCCACATTTTTCTATACATGTTCATAAGCTAAAATTTTAATTGCACATAGCTACTTTCTCAAAGTTGAAAACTGTATTTTCCAGAAAGACTTATATAAACTCTCTTCTCAAGAAAGATGTTATAAAGTATTAAGTCTACTTTGTGTTTATCATACAGGCTCCTGATGAAATGTTTCAGACAGAAATTCATTTCTAATTGTTGAATTAAGATTCCTCCTAAAAAGGTGCTTGCTATTGAACTGTACAAAGTTCTGTAAGAACACCCTGGCTGGGAAGAAGAGTGAGTGgacaagtgaatgaataaatgaaccaactataaaaagaaatcaacaagGATCAAGAAAATCAAGTCTTGAAAAATTAATTCAATCATATATATAACACTAACCTACATTTAACTGACATCTCTATGAACATTGGAGTGCAACACTAGTATTATAACCATTTGTGAAAAAATACATAGCATTATACAGCATGTGAGACTAGACTCAGGAGCCGAATTATGAACTTGAGAAAACTAAAATTCAGAAAGCAAATGTTTCACTTATGAATCTGCAGAAGATGAAAAGGATATAGGGACTATTCGATCCAATATTAACCCATgggcaaaaagaaaataaggttACCAATTAAACTGCACTTACGATAGCATGcatatcaaactcaggtttgaGGCTAAACTTAAGTTTcttttaaagcaaaggaaaacaaatacatgCGTTCACTGAATGCCACCAAGAACTACCTCGCCTACCACCAGCACCTCACTAGCTCACTAGCgtactcatttatttaaaaaaaaaaaaatcacattctagATTCCTCGATTGTTAAATTCACCCACAACCCTCAACTCTATAACCCAATCTAGTCACTTTTCTGGGTAGTGGGAAAAACTTAACCCAACAGATTTCCCTTCCAAAAAAATCTACGCGAAAGAATGACGTTGCCACGGCTTTgtaacattaaataaatagatagatagatagataaataaataaaagaaaaacatgttacGCAGTGAACAGAAAAATCTAGTCTAGTGGCCACGCTGTGTCCGCACACGTGAGCAATCGCTCTGGAGTTTTCAATCCCAGCGCCACCTACAAACTTAGGGGAGCGGGACGCGAGGCCGGCCGAGAGATGACAGCTCGGCCCGCGGCTCTTCCGGGCTTTGCGACCAGCCCGGCCGCACACTCCAGCACGGCCGCCAGCGCCCTCCTCCCTAGCTCACCTCAGCCCCGCCGCCGCACACGCCTCCGGCCTCCTGGAGGtttgcttcctcttcccactGGAGCGGAGCAGAGAGCTGCGCTCTGCCCTCCTCCGCAGCCCACGCGGGCGGGCGGGGGTCGCTCGCTACCACGGCGCAGCGCCGGGGGGTGCCCGGCTAGGATTGacccacagacccacagaccgGCGCGGAGGGACGAAGAGGAGCGGGGCGGGCGCCGGCGACACGTCACCGGCCGCGACGCCAGCGTCGACGCGTCAGCTCCTCTCCGCCGTGGGCCCGCCCACCCTGGGCCCCGCCCACCCAGGCTCCGTCTGCAGGCCGGCGGGCGTAGGGAGGGACGTGAGCCTCCCGCTCAGCGCGTGGCCAGCTCTAGTTGGCGAGCCCCCAACCCCTACCTCAAGCCCTGCTCACCTCCTGATAACTGCATGGGAGGACACAACCGTGAGTCAGAGTTCTCGTGGTCCTTATAAGGTTCCTCCCGCCTGCTCCAGGTGCAAGTTTCGTTTTCCCTAAGTTTCATGTGTTCTGGACTTAGTACTTCTGAAGTTATTTCTGACCTTCAAAACAAAATACCTGGCGATACCCTAGTGCAACTGGCAAATTTAGAAAAGCTAACCTAAAGTGCTCTGCATTGTTGTTACGTTTGATGAGTCAGGATGTCACACGTTCTCACCCTACCTTTCTAGTCCCCTTCTTCCCTAGACTTACCTGTTTTATAGAAGCCGCCAGAATTGATCGAATAAAGCTTCCCTTGCCAGATGCATAGGAAAGTCTGTACTCTAGACTGAGTATGGTAAGAAGACCTCAATCACAGTAGAATTATTGGGATtagataatgaaaataaaccaGGCGAAGAATCGTGAAGTATAAATGAAACTGGATAGGATTCAATGAAAGGAAAAGTTACTAGACTGTCAACAATATGAAAGACCCATCGTATGATACGGGTTTGTTTTATGTGACCTGAACTTTATGAAAAGAGATTTCAGATTCAGAGTCTCTTCTAACACAATCCGAAGAGCTATATGCACCACAGAAATAATAGATGACCATCCCAGCAGCAACATTTCTAAGTAGATACTAAATGCTTACATAATAGAAATGTGGGACAAGGGAAAAGCATACCAAGAGAGTTGGTGACTAGATTTATTAAAAGTTATCCCACTCTTAAGATTCGAGGAGTCTGGTTCTATGCAGCCTTTCAGAAGCCTACAGTCTAACTCATTTTACCACCAGACTAGAATTGGGGATCCTAAAGATTCTTGGTCTTACTAGAGAAAGAATTCTAGGAGAGACATGTAAGAgacctccatggtcccaccactgtttgtggcttggCCAAAGCTtcgcctaggttggcctcaaactcaggatcctcctgcctctgccttcttcagtaaatccaaccagtgttccaccacaactggctgaatgtaccttgggtctgagctggggcccgcaaggccacaggcaagaggctttttcgtgaatttgtaccacaaaagttgggtgccagatgtagcatgaattgttaggaggtcttattaataaaatcaaacctgaggccagttattggggtgaatgctggaagatcagagaagcagaacaagccacagctacctcacagGTAACACTGGTATAGAGTACATTGAAAGTAATAGCAGGCTGGCACACAGTGCCCCTAGGTAAGGCTTAAATTAGGTTaaatatgtttcatttttctctatctccccagccttcccagtAAATGAGACAAGATAAATGAgtttgagagagaaaggaagaaggaggagataTTTTAGCTTATCCCTGACACTGCCCATGTCCTATGGTTGAGCCACCAGCCAGATTTGGCTATTCAAAATAGAAATGTGACTTGTCcagataataaatacaaaatatatgccatatttttaaagacttaaaagaAAGGTAAATGTAAACTatcaactttttattttgttttgaaataattttttgtaTATTAAGCCAAACGAAATATAATTTTCCAgctgtttttcacttttttaaatgtaaatatagaaatattttttaccCCTTTGTATTCTCAAGAATGTTTTCCAAATGTTTACTGAGAAACATTCTACTGAATATGGCTCCTAATTTGGTGGAGGAAAAATGTCTAGAAATTTTTtcctaagcaaaacaaaaagtaaatgcaCTCTAATAACTAGCAACTTATCTGTCTATATTAAGATattatttcaatgtttttgttatttttaattttatttatccctgtgtgtgatgtatatgtgtgggcacatgcactgtgtatgtgtatgtatgtgagacatttttgttgttgttttgttttgttttttcaagacagttttttctgtgttgttttggtgcctgtcctggatcttactctgtagaccaggctggcatcaaactcacagagatccacctggctttgcctcccaagtgctgggatcaaaggcgtgcaccgctgccaccgccgccgccaccaccaccaccacccaactgtgTAAGACTTTTTAGTACATTTTTCTTCAGGTCTCTTAAGTTGTTTCTTATTCAAGAGGCCAATAAAActatgaaaaatgttttattatagtaATATACATGAGCCATGCTACTGATCTTCAAACTTTAAAGTTTGTGTTTACATTAAGGATCAACAAAATCTATCCAACTTCATACTTCATCATTATACAGCTTGTTACTTCTGCAATGACAGCCAATTGTTGCTGTAAATCAAACAAATATGGATATACCTCAAGTGAAATATGAGAGGTAAAGGCCAATACAAACTTGGAAGCATGGTCTTCATTCTCATTTCTAAGACCAATTACAAATTTGAGAAGGGAATAAAATTTCTAGAGTAAAAATCTGCCAGAAAGACTCAAAACTCCTGAAAGTGGCTCTGAATTACTAAAGGGAAAGCTTGAAAGCTCAGGCTCAAGGAAAGTACAGGTGAGCAGAGCATTTCAAATGTGGAATTTTAGTTGTCTTCAAGTTGTGAAGTCAGGATGGTACTCTTCCTACACCTATGTGGACAATATGCACAGCACACTGTCTGTCAGAGAAATTTACCAGAACTAGATGCCCAGGGGGACTTTCTGGAAGGACTTCAGCATACAGACAGGATTTATTGAGTGATTAATCTCAGATTCCAGGACCACAAATCTGAAGCTCCTTACACTGGAAATTTTTGTGGATGTGAGCCTCTAACCTAAAGTCACATGGCTATGGGTAGAACTAAATCCAGGTCACATCAGACCGTCCTCTTTGACCTGAGCTCCATAAGCAAACATACAGACCTGTAAGGCTGAGGGAAAACCAGGCCTTCTCTTTGGGCAGGACCCAGTCCTTTATCACATATCCTCCAAATTTCAAATCTCCTTCTTCTAGAAGAGAAGCCCCTTCCAAACTGCAATTAGTTTCACCAAAAGTTATTTTCTGAATTATTAAGTTCATGGGTTTGTACAGTTAAAAATTCAGAATGGTTATGAAGAAGGTGGTTTTTTTAATGAGATTGAGATTGCAAAGGAGTTTTGATCCCTTGCATTAGTCAGTTTTTCAGCACTGTGAAAAATGcctgataaaaataatttaaaagtaagaaattaTTGTTTTGGTTCACAGATTCAGATGATTTAAAGTTCAGCTGCCTCTATTAGTTTGGGCCTGAGCCAAGGCCCATGGTAGCAAGAATACCATGTGTGTGATGGAGacagctgctcacctcatggccaCCAGAAAATCAAAAGAGACAGAGGGAATATAGGAACCAAGACAAGATATGCCCTTCAAGAAAATAcacccagtgacctacttcttctACCTAGAATCCACCTCCTAATGGTCCATGCAGCTTTGAATTCATTAATGTACAAATCAGTAAAATTTAGCGTCTTTATAATCAGAAGTTTGATCACCTTTAGAAGCTATACAATCTGAGCACTGTGGTGTTGAGGATCAAGATAATTCTATTTCTAAAACACAACGCTCTTAATTTgctaatgtatataaatatgagAAGTCTACTAAGGTTACTACTTGCagcattttttaaacaaataactaTAGCTGTTtgtaatcaggaggcagaagcaggaagattatgagtttTGGGCCACCCTGGAGCCACAAAATACCCAAAGGCAGACTAAGCTTTGTAACAagaaagaccctatcttaaaCCCAAGGAGTGGGAaagtaactcagtggtagaatacttccCCAGCGTGTGTGAGAGCATTTGTTCATTCTCTAGTACCGCAGAAAATATAGTTATAATAGTTAGAAAATAAAGTCTAGAGTTTCAAGGCAAAGTTGGACTAAATAGAaacaccttgtctcaaagcaacaACAATGAAGGGAATTTCCACAGGAGACTCTAAAGCCACAACTGAAAGTGaatgaaaatatgtcaatgtaaatAATGACAATTCAGTGGTTGTGTGTGTTAGGCTAAACATGTACCAAATTCCCCTGGAAATAGTGAAGCTCTTTAGGAGTTCTACAATAAATAGTGAATTTCTCAAAGGTTGTCAGTAAATTTgaaatttctttgtttatataaGCATGTTGAGGAAATTTCGTTGTAGTACTATTATCTTTACAGcaaataaaaatctgaaatatttaatGGCTGACTAAATAGGCAGAATATCACTAACCTGATAGTCCAGCAAAAAGATTAAGGCAGAAAGAATGCTTAAGGctagaagttcaagaccagtgtggGCAACATAGTaagaagactgtctcaaaacagaaacatgTAAAGGTTATTGTGaaactattattattaatgtcatgtttctgttaaaataattttcaatatcATTTTCAGTAGTTGCTCCAAACTGATAAGTGATTGGCAGTTCTTTGTTGTTCTTAAAATACAGCACAGATATAGAAATAGACTGGAGACTGAAATGCCACTTTAGAAACTCAAGCAGGACTGTGGCAGTGCATAGCAGTTATATCATGAGTCAGACAGGCAACTGTCAGAGAGTAATGGATCACAAAGGGCAAGGTTGACACCAGTTCATGACCCAAGAAACTTAACCTAAGTTACATTTAGCACTCTGTCTGTAGCACTGCTGGTTAATTTGAAGAGTAAACTATCTCTTTAGCCAATTACAATGTTGAGTAGCTATTATAACTCAGAAAAGTTTCAGACAGCACATTGTTTGGACTTTTGCAGATGATAATCAACTCAAGTACACATATCTGCTACTTGTCAGACACTGTTCTGAGTACTGTTTCCTGACAAACCATGAGAGTGCATCCATTGCTATCTAactgctctgttcacaataggAATtaaaaacagcctagatgtctatcatCTGATTAAAGGAAGTGAAGATGTGGAACATATACAAAATAGAACAATactcaactgtaaagaaaaatgaaatttgcaggtagtGGATGGAGCTGGAActaatcattctgaatgaggtaacctgGACCCAGGAACACAAATGCTGAGTATTGTCTCTCATATGTTGATGCTACCTATGAATCCTTAGAGCTGTGGAGTGCTTTAGGTGTCAGGAAATTAGTCATGAGTCATTGGGGTGGGATTTGAAGGGAAGAGTGATAGAACATAAATGATATGAAGGGAGAATGGGGAATAATGAAATAGGAAGGGTTAAATGGAGTGGGGGATGGAAGGAACAGGGCAGAGGAATGAGTAGGGGAAAGATAACTAACattaaagacatttgaaaatgtcCCATAGAAACCTAGTACTgtaaaagcttcctaaaatatattcaCTTAGAGAAAGAGAGCCACCCTATAATGGGAGAGTAATGCCTACCCCAGACACCATGGGCTATAagaactttaaattaaaaaaaaaaaaaagccaggtatgtactggctggttttatgtgacagcttgacacatgctagagtcatcaaggaggaaggaggctcagttgaggaaatgcctccatgagatccagttgtaaggcattttctcaattagtgatcaatgggggatggcccagctcatggtgggtggtgccatccctggtttGATGGCCCTGAGTtccataaaaaagcaggctgagcatgccatgtgaagcaagccagtaagcagcactccttcatggcctctgcatcagctcctgctttcagGATTCTGTCCTGAGTtatgtcctgacttccttcagtgttgAGAAATTAAGCTGGTATAGACCTGGATacttcatccctactgactagctttcatagAACTAAAGGTACTATGCATACTACTGAAGGAGAAAATAATCAGTAGTCCTACTCAGCTGTGAACCGTGCAAGCTACCATAACAATCAGCCTGGACAGTGGTCTAGAGGgttcctggactggtctactctggtgaccagtctagtgaatatgTAAccatcatcacagagcctttgtccagtgactgattaGAGGCAAAatcagagatccatggccaggtgccaggctgagttccaggaatctaaccaatgagagagaggagggattctacagGTGGGGCATGTGGAGATCATGacgggaagacatgcagagatgaccagccacactagtggaagcccttGAACTGTAGATTAGTGGTCATGAAGCCCCCATGGGACAGGACTAGTCCctttggatatggaagacagCTGTTTGGCTCGAACTCTTTGAGGGGATCGGTCtttggtgcatgggcaggcttttgggagcccggtgcctgtggtgtgatgccttgagcagccttggtgcagtgggaaagggcttggacctgcctaggctcagtgtgttggactctgctgactccccatgggagacttcgagttgggggatgtggggattcagggtggcttgggagagaggcctgggcaggggtgggaggagggaggaggtgggatctgtgggtggcaTGTTCTGGGCCagtgggtattgacccaggtcctgccaaagctatcttgtgtttcttctCATCAACTAGGTCTGTCTTTCTACCTGATAATTTCttgtccctctctcctcaagagtacccaggaaaaagtgggagcaggcctcccacagagCACAGGATACTTCAAATACAGTAGCTTTAAGACTGATAACCCACAGCTCTTGTGGGGAAAAAGCCAGGTTTCCAGGAACAGGAACtttaactccttccagatccaggTTCCAGCCCCAGACTAGATGTTGCAGAGTCTGTTCCTtgacaaggacacagaactaatGTCCTTTCATCAGAGTCTCTGAGAATGTTGGGTCAGTCTAGCTCCCAACAGTGCTTGAAACAGTCTTAGCTTGAAAAAAATCCTGCAAAAGGCATTGAGTGGCTGAGTTTAGTTACATTTTGTTATTGGCTAGTTATCTCTGCAATGTTTTTGGGCTGGGCTATCATCAATCTATAATCCCTACAAATAAATTATGTACATCTGTAACTCATGAGATAGAAGAGTCTGGCTTTAATATCACTTACATTTGATGATTCCCAGATCTGACCTGATACTGACTGGATCTCATGCCCAAATTCTACGAATCATTAGTTTAACAGAAGTAATGCTTATTTGATTATCTAAAGTCTTATATAAAGTTTGTTATGTAAAGTTGTGTATTTGGAAAAAATCTTGGAATAACTATGTTTACTGAAATTCATTTCATTCTGACCAAAATGACATAGTCCCAGATGGCTATAAAATGATGTTGAAATATAATCTCCTAGTGTATCCAAGAAAATATAACCAAATATTGATGAGTGCAGAGAGTATTTTTACTGGAACTACTGAGTTATATAAATTATAACAATGAATGGGATTTACTCATGTTGTCTATCCAAAAATCTCATCATCtttttacaaaaaatattttatattatttagtgtcttgcctacacacacacacacacacacacacacacacacacacacacacacacctgtatgaACCACCTGTATGCTTGATGCTCAGCAGATCAGAAGAGGATTTTGAATCCCCTGCAAATGGAGttaacagatgtttgtgagccaccatgtgggtgctggaaatggaacccaggtctgTATAAgaccaacaagtgctcttaaccactgagatatctctctagccccttataATCTTTTTTATCagcatatattaattgtacaaTGTGGAGGTTTAATTATGCATTTTACAACATGTATCAATAAATCTCAAGTTTAGTTGTCATCATCCTCAATTATCTCAAAATCTATATCAAATCTATATGAATAAGGGTATAATCATATCAGTTGGCTCTACCTCAAATccataaaagacaaagaattttTTGACATTCCATACTAAAATAGCTTAATAAGGCGTGGTAAATAACATACTGAAGGGGCTCTAACAGTCCTGAGCATGGAAAATATTACAGACAAGTTTTGTTCTTTTACCCGTTTTTCTCTTCCTTGCTAAAACCTGTTACATTCTTAAAGGTCTGTTTCCTTATTTGgcctgagacaaaacaccaagatCCAACaatcaaaatttattatttggCTAATATGTCCAGTCAGGACTTACTAACTCACCCTACACAGACTCCCCTACTTTTCCCttaaaagcccactcatgcagaAACATCTTTTCTTGCTCTTACTATcttgcttttcttgtttgttttgttttgtttttgcttctttgctgctgctgttgttaccTTTGTAGCCCCTCTACTGTCCCCCAAATCTTTTGTGCTGAAAACTTGGTCTTGGGATGTCTTGTGCTGACCTCCCTTTCAGTGGCTTCATGACTCATAATGACTTGGAACCTCCAACCCAATTCTCGAACTTCCTGGAGAACTGATAGCTATTCACTTCATCCAACAGTGGCTAATTGGTGAGTTTGCCCTTACTACCCATCCTAAACACTCCCCCAAACAGCAAGTGATAATTGCTGAATGTCTGGTATCCATGTTCTGTCttgtggggtggggagagtgcAGTCCACCATGCCCCCATGGCCTTTGGTGGCCAAGGTGCACTTCCTTGGACATTTGACTGACACATTCCACTCAGCTTGGTTGTGTGCTTTCCTTTCACTTTTGGTGGCCACTCCACTGGAATCCAGTGTCCATTCCTAACGATTTAAAAATCCTGTTGACAggtcccagaattctcctcagaCCCATTGTGTCCTTTTGGTGATGGAGCTTGGGTAATGATTCCTCCCTCACAGAGGCCCTTATAAGCCATTTCAAGTCAGAGGA comes from the Onychomys torridus chromosome 19, mOncTor1.1, whole genome shotgun sequence genome and includes:
- the LOC118570649 gene encoding uncharacterized protein LOC118570649; protein product: MTLPRLSRPHTPARPPAPSSLAHLSPAAAHASGLLEVCFLFPLERSRELRSALLRSPRGRAGVARYHGAAPGGARLGLTHRPTDRRGGTKRSGAGAGDTSPAATPASTRQLLSAVGPPTLGPAHPGSVCRPAGVGRDVSLPLSAWPALVGEPPTPTSSPAHLLITAWEDTTVSQSSRGPYKVPPACSRYHMLDVAKSLDPGYTIQNKTALETASFRKKQQSMSGCSSQVSTTDTCGVS